The following is a genomic window from Capnocytophaga stomatis.
CCAAATATCCGAAAAATCCCTTTGTACTAAATGTATATGAAACCGTATTTTTGATTTTATAAAGATTTTTTATATTGCTTATCTTGATGATTTTCTTAGAGAACAATCTTTTTATAACAATTTCTTGTTCCGTAACCACATAAAACACAGGAAAACAACCAACGACAACAATTGTTACTACAAGTAAAATACCTACCACGACTGCTCTTCCAAAATCCATATTCTGAAATAAAATACTTGCAGACACGATAATAACCAATGATAAAACGATCGTTATTATTGTTGAAATCAGGTCAAATTTTGGTAAAAATTTTCGTTCCATAATTAAATTCAAAAGAATTAAATAAAATATAAATCAAAAGCCCCAACATAGCAAAGTAAAAGCTCCACAAACCAAAAAATACCCCAATAAACAAATGAAAAAACCCTGCCGCCAAGAAAATCATTTGTTTGTATCTTTGTGAAGATAAAAATACAGAAATTGCTATTAACAATTCTAGAAGCAAAACTCCCCAAGTAGAAAAAGTTACAATGTATGGATTTTTCAACAAAGGAAATACAACTATACAACTGGTCGCAACGTGTCATTCAGTTCAAACACAGAATCGGAAAACCAATAACACAAAGCCGTCCCACTTTTCCACTCAAGAACATCAAATTTACACACAGAAGCGAAAAAATAGATCGTGAAAAATTGTAACCTGCCATAAATGCTATAACTAATTGATTTTCTGAAATTTTTCTAACTCTCTTTACATAAAACTAATTTTTGTTAAATTAAAAAATCATAAACAGTTAACTTATATCACTAATTAAGTATATATCATTCTCCCGCAAAATTATTCACTCATAGACAAATTAAAGCTACCCTTTAGGATAGTTTTTAAATTAAAAAAACATAAAAATCACATATTTATACGTAATATTGCACCAAAAAATAGGAATAAATATGGACAATCTCATTTATTTTGGTGCTATAAAAGCATTTGATAGAACAACACACAAAAGTATTGTTATATTTAATTATCAAACAAAAGAAATAGAATACATATCCAAAAATCTCTCTTTTTTTTTGTGAAGACGCTATTGATAAATTTCGTAACTTATGCTTTTCTTTTTATTTGAAAAGCATAAAAAAAGAAGATATTGAGTTGTTTAAAAAAGTAAAAATTGCATTTTCTAGTTTTTTAGATAGAATACCAGCAGAACACGATAAATGTTGCTACACTATGTGTTATACAATAAGATTACAAAACAAAAGACCTATACATAGTTTTCTTATACATCACAAAATCACTCCAATACTAATAGATGACAAAGGACACATACATAAGGTTCTTTGTGTACTTTCGCTATCGGGTAAGCGAGAACACAACAAGATTTCTATTTATAATGAAAATGATGCTTGGGAATTTGACTCGAATAAACTCTTTTGGAAAAAAAAACAAAAAATAACATTATCAGACCGAGAAAAGGAGGTAATATACCTGTCTGCACAAGGGTATAATGTAAAAGAAGTTGCTAAATTGTTATTCATAGCTCCCAACACTGTGAAATTTCACCGGAAAAATATTTTCGAAAAAACAGGAACGAATAATATTACTGAAATACTAAATTATCTAATTGACAACAGAGTGTTTTAAGACAGAATTACAACTCCTTTCTAAGTCTTGCTACGGGAATATCCAGCTGTTCACGATATTTTGCAACGGTTCTGCGAGCAATCGGATAACCCTCATCTTTAAGAAGTTGAGCCAATTCATCATCAGGATAGGGTTTGCCTTTATCTTCAGTGGCGATGATTTTTTGTAAAATTTGCTTTATTTCGTGTGTTGAAACGTCCTCACCTTGGTCATTTTTCATTGATTCGGAAAAGAAATCTTTAATCAACTTCGTGCCATAAGGTGTTGTAACATATTTGCTGCTTGCCACGCGAGAAATGGTGGAAATATCCATCCCTACTTTATCAGCTATATCCTTCAGAATCAAAGGCTTTATTTTCAATTCATCTCCTGTCAAGAAATATTCACGCTGATGCTCCATAATGGCTCCCATCGTAACCAAAAGCGTTTGTTGGCGTTGCTTAATGGCATCAATGAACCACTTGGCAGAATCAAGTTTCTGTTTTATAAAAAAGACTGCTTCTTTTTGTGAAGCACTTTTCTCTTTTGACCTTTTATATGTATCCAACATTGTGGAATATTCTTTCGACACGTGCAATTCAGGAGCATTTCGTCCGTTAAGGCTAAGTTCTAAATCATTGTCATTCACACGAATTGTAAAATCGGGAATGATTTGTTCCACCTGCACACTGCTTCCCGAGTACGAATTTCCGGGTTTGGGATTAAGTTTCTCTATCTCTTGTATAGCCTCTTTGAGCTCATCTTCTGACACGGAAAATTTTTGCTGTAATTTCGCATAGTGTTTCTTTGAAAATTGCTCAAATCCTTTTTCTATAATCTCAATAGCCAAACTTGTCGCCGGGGTTGCTTTTTTTCGTTGCAATTGAACCAATAGGCATTCTTGCAAATCAAAAGCACCTACTCCGGCTGGGTCTAACTTGAAAATAACCTGCTCACGAATTTGTTTTACCTTATCTTCCTCTGTATAAATATTTTGCGTAAAAGCCAAGTCATCGGTTAAGTCTTGAATTGTTCGGCGAATGTAACCGCTATCGTCAATGCTACCAACCAAAAACTCAGCTATAAAATAATCTTCGTCCGAAAGTGTAAACGTATTCAACTGATTTAAAAGCGATTGATGGAACGACACTTCGGCACTGAACGGAATTTCTTTTTCTTCATCGTCATCACTATAATTATTTGCCTGCAATCGATACTCGGGAATTTCATCATCACTGAGATATTCATCAATGTTAATATCCTCCATATCAATCACTTCACTATCATTATATTCGTCTGTGGAATTATCAAATTCATCTGCAAACTCATCAAATTCATCTTCCTCACGCCCCGATTCCAGAGCCGGATTTTCCTCCAATTCTTGCTTAATACGCTGCTCGAAAGCCAACGTAGGCAACTGCACCAATTTCATTAATTGAATTTGCTGAGGCGAAAGTTTTTGTGAAAGTTTGAGTTGTAAATTTTGTTTTAACATTTGCTAATAACTGAATTATGTTGGCAAAAATACATAAAAAAGAAGAAAGTGACAAAAAAATAAAGTTGGTCATTTGATTGTTTTTGAAACAATAAAAAACGAAAAACCCAAACAGATTCAGGTTTCTCGTCCTAAAAAAATCAATTTTCTTGAAAAAGAAATTATCGCATCAATGTGAAATTTCCTACAAATTTACGACCATCACGAGGTTCGTTAGTTTCGATGGAATACCAATAATCTCCTGACGGAAGTGAAGTTCCGTTGTAAGTTCCGTCCCACGATTCACCTTCGCGTAGCGTTTTGATAAGTCGTCCGTGTCGGTCAAATATTTGTGTAATCATTCGTGGATAAGATTTGGTATTTTTCGGGCTCCATCGGTCATTATTTCCGTCATTATCAGGAGTAAAGAAATTCGGAACATTAAAATCAACGAATACTTTTTCTATATCCAAAGTAACTTCACAACCCAAAGCGTCACGCACCACAACATTGACCTGTTTAACGGTTCTGCCCTGTGCGTCAACATATCCCGGGTCGGAATATTTCATCACGTAAGTTGGTGTATCATAGGATTTTCCGTTAAAAATGTACTCATAAGGCGTACGACCTCCACTTGCTTCGACCGCAACCAAAGCGATATCCTGCTGAGGAACCTCAACTACGGAAAGTGGCTGTAAGTGACTTATATTGAACGTTTCAGGAAGCGTGTATTGGCAAGTTTCATAGAAAATAGTGAGTGAAATTGCCGTTTTCTCAGGCAAACGACTCGTTTCGATATAGCCAATTTTGTCTTCAAATCGGTCAAAAGCCATACTTTGAGCAATATCCGTACTGTTCACGGCATAACGAATGTTTGCGAAATTCAATCTGTTTTCAAATGAAATCGCAACCAAACTGCTTCCCACATTATTTTCGCAACTCTCTAAAATAGAAATGCTTCCTTTCAAAGAAGGAATGGTCACAAGTGAAATTTTAGCAATACTGATACAGCCATTCGCGTTTTCAATTCGGGCATACAAACGACTTGAACGATGTGGAGGAACGTTGTAAACTCCTGTTTTGCTCATCAAATTTGTTCCTGTTCGAGCTTCATTTTCACTTTGATAATATGTGACTGTCACCCCAACCGAAGTTGTAACTTGATTATCCAACGTATTCAAATCCAGAGGATAAACACCATCCGCATCATCATCACAAAGAGTTAAATTCACGTCAGTTACAGCAGGATTTGCAACTTTTTCCAGCTTAAGCGAACGAACTTCCGAACAGCCTTCAATATTCGTAAAACGAACCCAGACCACTTTTTGCCCTACCGGAAAATCATAATTTGCAAGATTATTTGTAATAGGCGAATTTCCGTTTTCGGCATCAGCCTGTGAATCGTGGAATGTAATCGTAATTGAACTTTGAGCCGAATGTTGCGTAAGTAGCATTGCATCAGCTTCTTGCGGAAGATTTATTGTAATTCGATTTCCGTTATTGTCAAATTCACAAACTGTATTAACCACTCTATCAGCAGCCTGAATATAAGGATAAACAACAAGATTTATCGCAGCCCAATCATCACAGAAGCCACTTGCTCCAAATCGTGCAAAGACAGTTTCGGAATATGGTTTTGTATTTGTGTACGCAGTTGGGTCAGCAATTGCATTTGTCTGATTTTGAGCATCAACGTATGTTGGGTAGAACGTAAATGCAACTCCTGTTTGTGTAGAAATAGCGTTCTGAGCTTGGGTCAAGTCGAACGTTTGCAATCCGTCATTTGAGTTATCATCGCAAAGTGTGAGCGTTGTGGTTCGGGTGTTGGTAGTAGGTTTCAGAAAAGCATCAAAATTGATGACTGATTGGGAAGCACATCCAATACCTCCGTTGGCTACAACTCGCACGAAAACACTATGCCGAAGTTGGTTCGGAGCGGAAAGATTCGGTCGAAAGTTGTTATACGAAAATTTGTAAGCCGTAGGCGAAACCACTGCATTTGTTCCGTTTTGAGCATCAACCAAAGTTGTATGATAGGTAAATGTGTACAACAAATCCACATTTGGCTCACCCGTAATGATTTGCGTTACGTATTGTGTTAAATCTTCTGTAAAAGTTCCAGACAAATCAGTATCACAACGACTTTGAAACACAGGATTTACCTTGGGCGACGGATAAATTGACACTGCTAATCGCTTGATTACAAAGCATCCCGTATCTTTGCTAACAAATTTCATCCAAACCACCGATGTTGGAATCACATAATAATTCGTAATATCGGAAGTAATTGGAATGTCATTCACTGCATTGGCGTGCGACTCGTGATAGGTAACTTCGTAAATCGTTGTGTCTGAAACCATTTTAGCAGGATATTCCGTTAAATTGATGTTTCCGTTAAGTTGCCCATCGGCACAAAAAGCAATACTCGTGTCGGAAACTGCTAATTGTGGATGCTCATTAAATGTTATTGATGAAACTGAATAACATTTCGTGGTGTTGTTTTCTGTTCGGACATAAATAACAATCGGAAAACTCGTAATGGTATAATTCGTTCCGATTTCATTAGTTCCGCTCAAAGCATCGTTTTCATTTGTAAAGAAACGGAAATTATCATCCAAAGTTAGCGTTCTTCCTATAATTTCTTCTCTGTAAGCATTCAAATTAACTGTTTCAGAAGTATTTCCTGACAGATTTCGGCTACTATTATTACAGATTGTTTTGTTTAAATTTTGCACTTTTGGAGAAGAAACCAAACTAAATTCAACATCTTTCACGTAAAAACAATCCGTTCCGGCGGGAGTAATACGCACCCAAGCCGTAAAGTTCTGTGTAGCAGTAACAGTGGTTTGTGAGGCTGTTGCCGACAGAGCGTCCGCTTGCGAAAAATACAGAGAAAAATCCATACTATCATCAAGTGTTGTTGAATTATTTGCCACCAACTGGGCTTTAACTTCGGTAAGCAAAACTTCCTCTTTTCCGTCATTGGCAAAATCACAAACCGCAACCTGATTGTTTGCTATTTTGGGGAATGAAATAAGATTAACGGACAAAGGCAATACCTTCTTACAGTTAGTAACCGCGTCTAAAACCCTCACATACACCGTGGTTGAAGCTGTTGTAAGCGTTATGGAAACCGTTTGAGACGGGCTATAAACCCCATATAAGAAGTTACTGTCATTTGCATCGGCGGCGGCTTCATTATTGAAGAAACTAATAGTTGAACTTGCATTGGCTCCGCTTATGGATTTGCTTAAATCCACCGATTCAGTTCCGTCATTGAGAATATCACAAACATTCAATGTTGTTACTGTGGGTAAATCCACCGCTGTGGTAAAACCAAATCGCAAATGAACAATAACGAAGCAGCCTTCCGTAAACTCCACCCGGGCAAAAACGGACATTTGCCCTGTTTTTACCTGAGCTTGCGTTTCATCAGCAATAGGATTCGTTGCCGTATGAGCATCTCTTTCTGAATAATAATAACTTACAGTTGTAGTTGATGAGCGTTGGTCGGCTGTGAGTTTAGCATCAATATCTGATTTATAACGAACCAAATCAACAATTTCCTGTTTATCGTCATTAAAATCACATATCGTAAGTGGAACTTCCGGAACATTAATTTTTTCCAACAGAAAACGAAGGTCATATTCATAATGACATCCTTCCAATGAAACCAAAGCATAAACGGTGGTGGTTTGTGTTCCGCTAACTTCAACGGACTCTGTTGCAAGACTTTCGTCTTTCGGGCTTGAGGTTATGTAAAGACCACGATTTACACTCGTCAAGAAAAATCTCACTGATGGATTGCTAAACGGATATAAATCTTCAAGTATTTTACGATATTCCGGCACCAATGGCACTTCTTCCCTGCCATCGTTCTGTACATCACAAATTGTAAAGGTATCTTTTGGCAAAGTCCCTTCTTCAGAAGCATTTACTATAAAGTTTATCGATGCTTCAGTGCCATTGGCATTGATTCGATATTTGACATATACGGTTTTGGGCGTGTTATCTTCAGTAAGTTCGTAATGCGTTGGAGTTGCTATGGAAGAAGTCATCGCTGCATCATCATAGAACCCAAGAATTGTAACATTTGCAGGTGTAAGCCCAGTAGGCAAATAGTGCGGAAGATAATCTGTTTGCAGATTTACATTAATTGGGAATGTAATACCGCAAAGTATAGGTCCTCCACCACCGCCGCCAGCTCCACCGCCGCCTCCACCGCCTCCGCCAGCTCCATCGCAATCGGTATCAGCGGTAAGTTTCAGTACAGTTCGTGACTCGCAAAAGTCAGGATATTCAAGTTTTACGTACAAGGTAGCGTTCATCACAATCGAAGCATTTGTGGGATTGGCAATAGGATTAGTGTAACTTGAATTTCTGTAAAAAGTAGCCTTAACATTATTCAAATTATAAGTTAAAGTACCGGAAACCAAATTGGCTACATATTGGGTTAAATCAACATTAATCGCTTGCCCTTCCAAAACGTAACATATTAAAGCCTCGTGCGGAGTAACCTCAACATAAGGTTTTAAACGCAACCGTATAGGGAAAACCGTCCCACACGATGCATCGTTAAAGTTTCGATTCCACACACGAACGTAAAGTGTTTTCTCTCTGTTTGGCAAGGAAACATTCAGCTGGTAGTTACTCACCGCAACAATGGCATTAGCGTTGTTTTGTGCATCTGCTAAATTCTCAAAGAAAGCCCTATTATGCAAGTAATTAACTCCCGGAATGTTGACATTATTCAAATTGATATTTTCTCGCAAATCATTCCTCTCATCACAAAAATCAAATGGTGTTGTGGGAGTTGTAATTTTAGGACGAATATTAGTTCGAAGATTTATCCGAGATACAGTGTAACAGATACCACTTCGCAAAGTACGAACATAAATGGTTTTGTCCGATGTTAGTGAATAATTATTCGGATTAGCTATAGGAGATTGATTATTATGTGCTTGTGTTTCAGTTTCGTGATATGAAAAAGTAAGTGTTGTGTCACTATTGATTGCCGTTTGGAAAGATGTTAAATTAACCATTTGCGTACTGCCCAAATCTAAACAATATGTCCGTTCCACGTCTTTTGCTGTGGGGAAATCTGTTGAGAATGAAACCTGTACAACATCTTTAACCGTGATAGGCGAACACAAATTATAAGTCACACGAACCTCATATCGGGTATTAATAGTCGGTGCTCGAGTAATTGTATTTCCAGAGCCTAAATATGTTTGATTATCTGCATTATACCATTCCACATTGATAGTTGTAGTCCCCGAAGGCACAAAACGCCACGCCTCTTGCGTTGCCGACCAAATCCCTGTATTGCGATTTGGAGGAGTCACGCCTTTTGTTCCGTCAGCGTTGATAATACCAATAAGTGCTTGTTTCCTGAATTCAGTAATGTTTGTAGCATCATTCTGAGGCTTATCCTTCACATACACCTCAATAACACCTGTAGTTTCATATAGCACAATTTGAGTTGTACTCCTGCGAAGACTGCCATACTGCGGAATATCATCATAATTAATAATGAACTGACGATAAGGAGCCGTGCCTTGTGTAAGTGTACGCACTTTATCCACATTTTGCAAATCGTGATAAACCCCGAAAATGGCATTTTTGGTCAATCCCAAATTCGGATTTTGCCCAGCTATGGTATAAGGGCTATCTCCGTTACTGTTTCCTGCCCCAAAACTAACAACACCGTTGTCACTTATCACAACTTCCTGAAATTGATTCCCATAGAAACAAAATTCAAAAGGAAGCGACAAAGCCTTACTGAAAACATCGTCTTTTTTTCCCAAATCACTTTCAATCTTCACCACCGTTCCCGCTGAAAACGGAGCTACGGGAGCATACGTTATGGATACCACATCGTAATCCTGCGTTTGATAAATAGTAGGATAATTAGCTGTTAATGTGATACTTTTATTCTGAACAAAATTATAATCACAATCAATTTCAATAGTGTTTGTGTTTCCGTTATGGTCGGAAATATTAACCGTGGGAGTAACTTGGGCGTTTGCCACAAACCAAACCGAAATATTCAACAAAAAGGAAATAACTAATCTCATCTAAACTTCATTATAACATCTTCAAAAATAACATTTTACTTTCAAAAACAAAATTTTCTCAAAATTTATATTTTATCAAAAGCTCTCTTCTGCAAAAAATCAAAAACTATCTTTCAAATTCAATTACTTCAACATTTTTGATTTCTTCCCCATCAATCTCAAAACGAATCATCGTTCGGACAGTTTGCCAGCCGTGTTTGCCAACCGCTCCCGGATTCAAATGCAATAGCTGAAATTTTTTGTCATATATCACTTTTAATATATGCGAATGCCCCGAAATGAAAATCTTTGGCGTTTTTGAAATAATTTCTTTTTTCGCCAAGGGTGTATATTTTTCAGGATATCCGCCAATGTGAATCATCAAAACCTCAACTCCCTCACAATGAAACCTATTTACTTCCGGAAATTTGCTTCTTATTTCTGTTCCGTCAATGTTGCCATACACGCCCCTGACCGGTTTTATTTTCTCCAAAGCTTCAACAACTTCAAAAGAACCGAAATCGCCACAATGCCAAATTTCATCAACTTGTTGGGCGTAATTCAAAATTTTGTCATCTATGTAAGAATGCGTATCAGAAAGAAGAAGAATTTTCATATAAAATCATAAAAATAAATGGCTCAAAAAAACGTAACGCTTTCCTTCAACCATTAATTATCAGAACCAGAACAAGTAAGCTATTACCGATAAGAATATTATACTCAATATATTAAGCACAAATCCTGCTTTTATCATATCTTGTTGCCCCACCATTCCCGTTCCGTATGCAATTGCATTTGGAGGAGTTGCAACAGGTAGCATAAAAGCACAAGAAGCTCCCAAACCAATAAGCAAAGAAAGCCCTAACGGATTCATATTCAAAGCCTCGGCAATTGAAATAAAAATAGGTACCAATAAGGCTGCACTGGCTGTGTTTGATGTAAATTCCGTAAGGAAAATTATGAATGCAGCCACAAGTAACCCAATTAGGAAAAAGTGCTTGCCTTCTACAAGAAAAACAACGGCATCTACCATTGCTTTATTAGCACCTGAGTTGGTCAAAATAGCACTTAACGTAAGTCCCCCACCAAAAAGCATCAGAACTCCCCAATCGGTATTTTCTTGCACTTGTTTCCAGCTTGCAACTCCTGACAAACAAACCAATACCGAAGCCGCTATTGCCACAACAGCATCAAAAGAACCTATTTTATCAATCCCTAAAAAGCCTGAAATTGACTTATTTAGATATTCTCCCAAAATCCAGCAAATGGCTGTTACCACAAAAATAGCAATGGTAACGTATTGTTTTTTGTTCAGCTTTTCTACTTGCGTATTCGAATCGACTTTAATATTCAATTTCGGCTTGAAAACGAAATACATAGCCAGTAAAAACAAAGGCATCAGCCCAGCCACTGCGGGGATTCCGTATTTCAACCAATCTGAAAACGTCAAATTCAACTGCGAAGCTACAATGGCGTTGGGTGGTGAACCTACTAAAGTTCCCATTCCACCAATGCTGGAACTATATGCAATTCCCAGAATAACAAACATATAAGTTCCTTTATTCGAGTCATAATCTAAATTCTTGAGCATTCCAATTCCAAGCGGAATCATCATCGCTGCAGTTGCTGTGTTGCTAATCCCCATTGAAAGCAAAACCGTAACGGAAAGTAACAGAAAAATTGCTATTGCAAAATTTCCCTGAGCCAATGAAATTACTCTATTGGCTATGTACTGGTCTAACTTCTGGACGCTCAAGGCTGTTGCAATGGCAAAACCTCCAAAAAATAGAAAAATGGTAGGATTGGCAAACGCCTGCAATGCCGGTTTGGTTTGTTCAAGACCGAAAAAGATTGCCAAAACAGGAATTAACAACGCCGTAACCGTAATATGAATCACTTCGGTAAGCCACAAAATAGCAACTAACACCAAGAGTGCCAAGCCTTTATTCACCTTTTCTTCATAAGGAAGAAAATAATTAAATAGCAATGCCAAAGCTATTGCAAACACAATAATTACTGTTTTTCGAGTTTTTACTTGCATAACACAAAATTGAAAAAGAATTACCTCTACAAAGTTAAATAAAAATTTTCTTCTCTCACCTCATATTATTCGTTTTTTTGCGTTTTATGAAGAAAATCCTACCTAAAGACTAAAATTTAACAATTAAAATGTATCTTTGCAAAAAGTGAAAAATAGTAACTTTTTATTTTGTTTTTTTAACATTCAAACATAAATGAAAATAGCCGTAGTAGGAACAGGATATGTAGGCTTAGTTTCCGGCACTTGCTTTGCCGAAGTAGGAAATCACGTAACTTGTGTTGATATTAATTCAGAAAAAATTGAGAAATTAAAAAAGGGAATCATTCCCATTTATGAGCCGGGACTTGAAGCGATGGTTACACGCAATGTGGCAAGTAAGAATTTAGCCTTCACAACCAACTTGGCTCAAGCCATTGAAGATATTGAAATTGTGTTCATTGCAGTTGGGACTCCTATGGGCGATGATGGTTCGGCAGATTTACAATATGTGCTTTCTGTTGCCAAATCAATCGGTGAATCAATGCAAAAACAATTAATCGTTGTGAACAAATCCACCGTTCCCGTAGGGACAGTCGATAAGATAAAAAGCACCATTTCAGAAGCGTTACAAAAAAGAAATGTTTCTATCAAATTTGATGTAGTTTCAAA
Proteins encoded in this region:
- the rpoN gene encoding RNA polymerase factor sigma-54, whose protein sequence is MLKQNLQLKLSQKLSPQQIQLMKLVQLPTLAFEQRIKQELEENPALESGREEDEFDEFADEFDNSTDEYNDSEVIDMEDINIDEYLSDDEIPEYRLQANNYSDDDEEKEIPFSAEVSFHQSLLNQLNTFTLSDEDYFIAEFLVGSIDDSGYIRRTIQDLTDDLAFTQNIYTEEDKVKQIREQVIFKLDPAGVGAFDLQECLLVQLQRKKATPATSLAIEIIEKGFEQFSKKHYAKLQQKFSVSEDELKEAIQEIEKLNPKPGNSYSGSSVQVEQIIPDFTIRVNDNDLELSLNGRNAPELHVSKEYSTMLDTYKRSKEKSASQKEAVFFIKQKLDSAKWFIDAIKQRQQTLLVTMGAIMEHQREYFLTGDELKIKPLILKDIADKVGMDISTISRVASSKYVTTPYGTKLIKDFFSESMKNDQGEDVSTHEIKQILQKIIATEDKGKPYPDDELAQLLKDEGYPIARRTVAKYREQLDIPVARLRKEL
- a CDS encoding PH domain-containing protein encodes the protein MERKFLPKFDLISTIITIVLSLVIIVSASILFQNMDFGRAVVVGILLVVTIVVVGCFPVFYVVTEQEIVIKRLFSKKIIKISNIKNLYKIKNTVSYTFSTKGFFGYLGKTMDGATSYSTSLKHNLLIETTDNEKIIVSPSNIELFENEVKKNQR
- a CDS encoding T9SS type B sorting domain-containing protein: MRLVISFLLNISVWFVANAQVTPTVNISDHNGNTNTIEIDCDYNFVQNKSITLTANYPTIYQTQDYDVVSITYAPVAPFSAGTVVKIESDLGKKDDVFSKALSLPFEFCFYGNQFQEVVISDNGVVSFGAGNSNGDSPYTIAGQNPNLGLTKNAIFGVYHDLQNVDKVRTLTQGTAPYRQFIINYDDIPQYGSLRRSTTQIVLYETTGVIEVYVKDKPQNDATNITEFRKQALIGIINADGTKGVTPPNRNTGIWSATQEAWRFVPSGTTTINVEWYNADNQTYLGSGNTITRAPTINTRYEVRVTYNLCSPITVKDVVQVSFSTDFPTAKDVERTYCLDLGSTQMVNLTSFQTAINSDTTLTFSYHETETQAHNNQSPIANPNNYSLTSDKTIYVRTLRSGICYTVSRINLRTNIRPKITTPTTPFDFCDERNDLRENINLNNVNIPGVNYLHNRAFFENLADAQNNANAIVAVSNYQLNVSLPNREKTLYVRVWNRNFNDASCGTVFPIRLRLKPYVEVTPHEALICYVLEGQAINVDLTQYVANLVSGTLTYNLNNVKATFYRNSSYTNPIANPTNASIVMNATLYVKLEYPDFCESRTVLKLTADTDCDGAGGGGGGGGGAGGGGGGPILCGITFPINVNLQTDYLPHYLPTGLTPANVTILGFYDDAAMTSSIATPTHYELTEDNTPKTVYVKYRINANGTEASINFIVNASEEGTLPKDTFTICDVQNDGREEVPLVPEYRKILEDLYPFSNPSVRFFLTSVNRGLYITSSPKDESLATESVEVSGTQTTTVYALVSLEGCHYEYDLRFLLEKINVPEVPLTICDFNDDKQEIVDLVRYKSDIDAKLTADQRSSTTTVSYYYSERDAHTATNPIADETQAQVKTGQMSVFARVEFTEGCFVIVHLRFGFTTAVDLPTVTTLNVCDILNDGTESVDLSKSISGANASSTISFFNNEAAADANDSNFLYGVYSPSQTVSITLTTASTTVYVRVLDAVTNCKKVLPLSVNLISFPKIANNQVAVCDFANDGKEEVLLTEVKAQLVANNSTTLDDSMDFSLYFSQADALSATASQTTVTATQNFTAWVRITPAGTDCFYVKDVEFSLVSSPKVQNLNKTICNNSSRNLSGNTSETVNLNAYREEIIGRTLTLDDNFRFFTNENDALSGTNEIGTNYTITSFPIVIYVRTENNTTKCYSVSSITFNEHPQLAVSDTSIAFCADGQLNGNINLTEYPAKMVSDTTIYEVTYHESHANAVNDIPITSDITNYYVIPTSVVWMKFVSKDTGCFVIKRLAVSIYPSPKVNPVFQSRCDTDLSGTFTEDLTQYVTQIITGEPNVDLLYTFTYHTTLVDAQNGTNAVVSPTAYKFSYNNFRPNLSAPNQLRHSVFVRVVANGGIGCASQSVINFDAFLKPTTNTRTTTLTLCDDNSNDGLQTFDLTQAQNAISTQTGVAFTFYPTYVDAQNQTNAIADPTAYTNTKPYSETVFARFGASGFCDDWAAINLVVYPYIQAADRVVNTVCEFDNNGNRITINLPQEADAMLLTQHSAQSSITITFHDSQADAENGNSPITNNLANYDFPVGQKVVWVRFTNIEGCSEVRSLKLEKVANPAVTDVNLTLCDDDADGVYPLDLNTLDNQVTTSVGVTVTYYQSENEARTGTNLMSKTGVYNVPPHRSSRLYARIENANGCISIAKISLVTIPSLKGSISILESCENNVGSSLVAISFENRLNFANIRYAVNSTDIAQSMAFDRFEDKIGYIETSRLPEKTAISLTIFYETCQYTLPETFNISHLQPLSVVEVPQQDIALVAVEASGGRTPYEYIFNGKSYDTPTYVMKYSDPGYVDAQGRTVKQVNVVVRDALGCEVTLDIEKVFVDFNVPNFFTPDNDGNNDRWSPKNTKSYPRMITQIFDRHGRLIKTLREGESWDGTYNGTSLPSGDYWYSIETNEPRDGRKFVGNFTLMR
- a CDS encoding metallophosphoesterase family protein, encoding MKILLLSDTHSYIDDKILNYAQQVDEIWHCGDFGSFEVVEALEKIKPVRGVYGNIDGTEIRSKFPEVNRFHCEGVEVLMIHIGGYPEKYTPLAKKEIISKTPKIFISGHSHILKVIYDKKFQLLHLNPGAVGKHGWQTVRTMIRFEIDGEEIKNVEVIEFER
- a CDS encoding response regulator transcription factor yields the protein MKSIKKEDIELFKKVKIAFSSFLDRIPAEHDKCCYTMCYTIRLQNKRPIHSFLIHHKITPILIDDKGHIHKVLCVLSLSGKREHNKISIYNENDAWEFDSNKLFWKKKQKITLSDREKEVIYLSAQGYNVKEVAKLLFIAPNTVKFHRKNIFEKTGTNNITEILNYLIDNRVF
- a CDS encoding SLC13 family permease, whose protein sequence is MQVKTRKTVIIVFAIALALLFNYFLPYEEKVNKGLALLVLVAILWLTEVIHITVTALLIPVLAIFFGLEQTKPALQAFANPTIFLFFGGFAIATALSVQKLDQYIANRVISLAQGNFAIAIFLLLSVTVLLSMGISNTATAAMMIPLGIGMLKNLDYDSNKGTYMFVILGIAYSSSIGGMGTLVGSPPNAIVASQLNLTFSDWLKYGIPAVAGLMPLFLLAMYFVFKPKLNIKVDSNTQVEKLNKKQYVTIAIFVVTAICWILGEYLNKSISGFLGIDKIGSFDAVVAIAASVLVCLSGVASWKQVQENTDWGVLMLFGGGLTLSAILTNSGANKAMVDAVVFLVEGKHFFLIGLLVAAFIIFLTEFTSNTASAALLVPIFISIAEALNMNPLGLSLLIGLGASCAFMLPVATPPNAIAYGTGMVGQQDMIKAGFVLNILSIIFLSVIAYLFWF